Proteins encoded together in one Pontiella desulfatans window:
- a CDS encoding SNF2-related protein produces the protein MQKYFKGQRWISETEPELGLGLVVDATARTVQVFYQAANEMRHYAINMAPLKRVRFAEGDEIESREGTRLTVETITEENGLLLYGAADGTQLIEADLCDTSSFDRPETRLLGGHVDANALFDLRVAALNARHRHGQLAVRGLLGGRVDLLPHQLYIAQEVSARPLPRVLLADEVGLGKTIEACLVLHRLMVCGLVRRVLVLVPHALVHQWFVELLRRFNLSFSIFNEERCAAIEATEPGINPFHDDQLILSSIEFLTENPERATQAIACDWDLLIVDEAHHLHWSPEQTSPEYCVVERLAGCIPRLLLLTASPEQMGLESHFARLRLLDPQRYPDFETYKVEHDRYAEVAAEIGERLETMNEQERAEALDRHGPGRVIFRNTRRNMTGFPKRIPDPIPMELPEGADTMGPEDPRLDWLLAFLRENPQEKVLVIGRTRFEVSVIVDAIRNRSGVDVAHFHEQMNLVKCDRQAAWFAEPEGARVMVVSEMGGEGRNFQVASHLVLIDLPRDPELLEQRIGRLDRIGQRGDVHIHVPYLKGTEEEHVVRWLHEGLNAFAEPVVGGFELLERFETRLDDVTDEVIAETHAFYETLRAQIAAGRDRLLELSSFRPDIGNDVARQINECEQSTDLETYLLEMFEHYGVHAEALDATSYHIRPDQMFDDWFPLKPEGIRITFNRDEALIRPDTTLMSWDHPMVTGAGELVIGSERGSCAMAVDPTQETPLKLQAIYVLETVAPPGLNADRFLPPTPVSITVNHAGCAMDGTGERHLKDADPWKLLEHESIRTQMIPAMIEATRPLAEQAAESTIADARRNMLETLGKEYQRLEYLKKINNNIRKEELAHARSAITELDKTLAAARLRLDAIRIISASQDA, from the coding sequence ATGCAAAAATATTTCAAAGGACAGCGCTGGATCAGCGAAACGGAGCCCGAGCTTGGATTGGGGCTGGTTGTGGACGCCACCGCCCGCACCGTGCAGGTGTTTTACCAGGCGGCCAACGAGATGCGGCACTACGCCATCAACATGGCTCCGCTCAAGCGCGTGCGCTTTGCCGAGGGCGACGAAATTGAATCGCGCGAGGGCACCCGGCTGACGGTCGAAACCATTACCGAGGAAAACGGACTGCTCCTCTACGGGGCGGCGGATGGCACGCAGCTGATCGAAGCCGACCTGTGCGACACCTCGAGCTTCGACCGGCCGGAAACCCGCCTGCTGGGTGGCCATGTGGATGCCAACGCCCTGTTCGACCTACGCGTGGCCGCGTTGAATGCGCGCCACCGACATGGCCAGCTGGCGGTGCGCGGCTTGCTGGGCGGGCGCGTCGACTTGTTGCCCCACCAGCTCTATATTGCGCAGGAAGTGAGCGCACGCCCCCTGCCGCGCGTCCTGCTGGCCGATGAAGTGGGCCTTGGAAAAACCATCGAGGCATGCCTCGTCCTGCATCGCCTGATGGTTTGCGGGTTGGTCCGGCGCGTATTGGTTCTCGTCCCGCACGCGCTCGTTCACCAATGGTTTGTCGAACTATTGCGCCGGTTCAATCTTTCGTTCAGTATTTTCAACGAGGAACGTTGCGCAGCGATCGAAGCCACCGAACCCGGCATCAACCCGTTCCACGACGACCAGCTGATCCTTTCGAGCATCGAGTTTCTCACGGAGAATCCGGAGCGCGCCACGCAGGCCATCGCGTGCGACTGGGATCTGCTGATTGTCGACGAAGCCCACCACCTGCACTGGTCGCCGGAACAAACCAGCCCGGAATATTGCGTGGTCGAGCGGCTGGCCGGTTGCATCCCGCGCCTGCTTCTGCTCACAGCCAGCCCGGAACAGATGGGGCTCGAAAGCCACTTCGCCCGGTTGCGGCTGCTCGACCCGCAACGCTATCCCGACTTCGAGACCTACAAGGTTGAGCATGATCGCTATGCCGAGGTTGCCGCGGAGATCGGGGAACGACTGGAGACGATGAACGAACAGGAACGGGCCGAAGCGCTGGATCGCCACGGCCCTGGGCGCGTCATCTTCCGCAACACGCGCAGAAACATGACCGGCTTCCCGAAGCGGATTCCCGACCCCATACCGATGGAGCTGCCGGAAGGCGCCGACACAATGGGGCCCGAAGATCCGCGCCTCGACTGGCTGCTCGCCTTCCTGCGCGAAAACCCCCAGGAAAAGGTGCTGGTGATCGGCCGGACCCGTTTCGAGGTTTCCGTGATTGTCGATGCCATCCGCAACCGCTCGGGGGTGGACGTGGCCCATTTCCACGAGCAGATGAATCTGGTGAAGTGCGACCGCCAGGCCGCCTGGTTCGCCGAACCGGAAGGCGCGCGCGTGATGGTGGTTTCGGAAATGGGCGGCGAAGGCCGCAATTTCCAGGTGGCCTCGCACCTGGTGTTGATTGATCTGCCGCGCGACCCCGAGTTGCTGGAGCAGCGCATCGGCCGCCTCGACCGCATCGGCCAGCGCGGCGATGTCCATATCCATGTGCCCTACCTGAAGGGAACGGAAGAGGAACACGTTGTGCGGTGGCTGCATGAAGGGCTCAACGCCTTCGCCGAGCCGGTCGTTGGAGGCTTTGAATTGCTGGAGCGCTTTGAAACCCGGCTGGATGACGTCACCGATGAAGTGATCGCCGAAACCCATGCGTTCTACGAGACCCTGCGCGCACAAATCGCCGCAGGGCGCGACCGTCTACTGGAGCTCTCGTCCTTCCGCCCCGACATCGGCAACGATGTGGCCCGGCAAATCAACGAATGCGAACAGTCGACCGACCTTGAAACCTATCTGCTGGAGATGTTCGAACACTACGGCGTACACGCCGAGGCGCTCGACGCCACCTCCTACCACATCCGCCCCGACCAAATGTTCGACGACTGGTTCCCGCTGAAACCCGAGGGCATCCGGATCACGTTCAACCGGGATGAAGCGTTGATCCGCCCGGACACCACCCTGATGAGCTGGGACCACCCGATGGTGACCGGAGCCGGCGAGCTGGTTATCGGGTCTGAACGGGGCAGTTGCGCCATGGCCGTGGACCCCACCCAGGAAACCCCGCTCAAGCTTCAGGCCATCTATGTCCTGGAAACCGTCGCGCCACCCGGGCTTAACGCCGACCGCTTCCTGCCCCCCACCCCGGTCAGCATCACCGTCAACCATGCGGGCTGCGCGATGGACGGAACCGGCGAACGGCATCTGAAAGACGCCGACCCGTGGAAGTTGCTGGAGCATGAATCGATCCGTACGCAGATGATCCCCGCAATGATTGAAGCAACGCGCCCGCTCGCTGAGCAGGCCGCCGAGTCCACCATTGCCGACGCGCGCCGCAACATGCTTGAAACCTTGGGGAAGGAATACCAACGGCTCGAATATCTCAAGAAGATCAACAACAACATTCGCAAGGAAGAACTCGCCCACGCGCGCAGCGCCATCACCGAACTCGATAAAACCCTGGCCGCCGCCCGCCTGCGCCTCGATGCCATCCGCATCATCAGCGCCAGCCAGGACGCCTAG
- the recN gene encoding DNA repair protein RecN, giving the protein MLRTLKIKNLALVDDVQVGFNEGLNVITGETGAGKSLMIGALRLLLGERADKSMIRTGETSCSVHAEFGLTDTAQVDAILLDIGMEPCDGGLLIIRRIITETSSKTMVNDDPVTLQVLKRLGEVLVDMHGPYDHQSLLDQGVQLEILDAFGQLAETKAAYAVEYVKYREIQKQIDALNSDNEEDLERQIEFLDYRVNEIEAANLSEDEEAEVEEEHSLIANAQQVIGLANGAVSALTEGEGCAFDGLATAQQALNQLVKLLPEAQDWHDEIESAVTSVQEVVRSIESSAAGIEGSAERMQWLDDRLTTYQTLKRKYGTTVEDVLANGETWKQQLQELRGRDKRREELRREQELVYKALEQAGLKLRSARENVADNLSECVTRELVDIGFEHGFFDVQINPCPPGASGMDEIEFGFAPNAGEDMRPLRMIASSGEISRVMLATKAVLAKQDQIPVLVFDEIDANIGGEIGGAVGRKLAQVARCHQLLCITHLPQVAACGTTHLAVSKKVEDGRTFTEVELLDDETRPEEIARMLGGKDSTNVTLQHAREMLGLF; this is encoded by the coding sequence ATGCTCAGAACGTTAAAGATTAAAAACCTCGCGCTCGTTGACGACGTCCAGGTCGGGTTCAACGAAGGTCTCAATGTCATCACCGGCGAAACCGGTGCCGGCAAGTCGCTGATGATCGGTGCCTTGCGCCTGTTGCTAGGCGAACGCGCCGATAAATCGATGATCCGCACCGGCGAAACCTCCTGTTCGGTGCACGCCGAGTTCGGCCTCACCGATACGGCGCAAGTGGACGCCATTCTCTTGGATATCGGGATGGAACCGTGCGATGGCGGCCTGCTGATCATCCGCCGCATCATTACCGAAACCTCCAGCAAAACCATGGTGAACGACGACCCGGTTACCCTGCAGGTGCTCAAGCGCCTGGGGGAGGTGCTGGTCGATATGCACGGCCCCTACGACCACCAATCCCTGCTCGACCAGGGGGTGCAGCTCGAAATCCTTGATGCTTTCGGCCAGTTGGCGGAAACCAAGGCCGCCTATGCGGTCGAATACGTTAAATATCGCGAAATTCAAAAACAGATCGACGCGCTCAATTCCGACAACGAAGAAGACCTCGAACGCCAGATCGAATTCCTCGACTACCGGGTGAACGAAATCGAAGCCGCCAACCTGAGTGAGGACGAAGAGGCCGAGGTGGAGGAGGAACACAGCCTGATCGCCAACGCCCAGCAGGTGATTGGGCTGGCCAACGGCGCGGTCAGCGCCTTGACCGAAGGCGAGGGATGCGCGTTCGATGGCCTTGCCACCGCCCAGCAGGCGCTCAACCAATTGGTCAAGCTGCTTCCCGAGGCGCAGGATTGGCACGACGAAATCGAAAGCGCCGTCACCTCCGTGCAGGAGGTGGTCCGGTCCATCGAAAGCTCCGCCGCAGGCATCGAGGGCAGTGCGGAACGGATGCAGTGGCTCGACGACCGGCTCACGACCTACCAAACCCTCAAACGCAAATATGGCACCACCGTCGAGGACGTGCTGGCCAATGGCGAAACCTGGAAACAACAGCTCCAGGAGCTGCGCGGACGCGACAAACGCCGCGAGGAATTGCGGCGCGAGCAGGAGCTCGTCTACAAAGCGCTTGAACAGGCCGGGCTCAAACTCCGCTCCGCGCGCGAAAACGTGGCCGACAACCTATCCGAATGTGTTACCCGCGAGCTGGTCGATATTGGCTTCGAACACGGGTTTTTCGATGTGCAGATCAATCCGTGTCCGCCCGGCGCAAGCGGCATGGACGAAATCGAGTTTGGTTTTGCACCCAATGCCGGCGAGGATATGCGGCCATTGCGCATGATTGCCTCCAGCGGGGAGATCTCCCGGGTCATGCTCGCCACCAAGGCGGTGCTGGCCAAGCAGGATCAGATTCCCGTTCTCGTGTTCGACGAGATCGATGCGAACATCGGCGGCGAAATCGGTGGCGCGGTCGGGCGCAAGCTGGCCCAGGTGGCCCGGTGCCACCAGCTGCTCTGCATCACCCATCTCCCTCAGGTCGCCGCCTGCGGAACGACGCATCTGGCGGTTTCCAAGAAGGTTGAGGATGGCAGGACCTTCACCGAGGTCGAACTGCTCGACGACGAAACCCGTCCCGAGGAAATCGCCCGAATGCTCGGTGGCAAGGATTCCACCAACGTCACCCTCCAGCACGCCCGGGAAATGCTCGGACTCTTCTAG
- a CDS encoding B12-binding domain-containing radical SAM protein: MKILLITPPLLQPNTPYAATPLLAAWLQSVGHDAVQADLSLQLLLRLFSREGVSTLTRELDIPEDAAEPYLKTIDEVVAFLQDRNPGAAERMVTRGYLPEGENLARAYEEDEQLGWDFRGLDIHDRARHLASLYLDDIADVAAELDPNFGFSRYAEKIAGSLPDFAVLQEELETNHSIFIQWLDELADAAMAMHQPDLVALTVPFPGCLVGALAIARRISHTSQGVRIVLGGGYANTELRELADPAIFDHVDAITLDSGFVPLQRLADGGELVRTYVREGGSVVFRNAEVVEVAHNELPPPAYDGLDLDGYFGMFETLNPVTSLWSDGRWNKLVLAHGCCWSRCAFCDTSIDYICRYDPATPATICDWIVHVLHQTGFNGFHFVDEALPPDLLEGVCDEILRRGLEIEWWGNVRFEKRFSSSLIGKMADAGCIAVTGGLETCCDRTLKLMRKGIVVEHATRVLAELAEAGIMTHAYLMYGFPTQTFAETLVALETVRDLFDAGILHSAYWHRFALTAHSDVSLHPDLYGIRLLEAVKSTFAVNEIPFEGDFDHDLDAVGDALKAATYNYMLGIGFDLPVSEFLARAES, encoded by the coding sequence ATGAAAATTTTGCTCATAACTCCGCCTCTGCTGCAACCGAACACGCCCTATGCCGCCACTCCTTTGCTGGCGGCCTGGCTTCAGTCGGTAGGTCACGATGCCGTCCAGGCCGATCTGTCGCTCCAGCTCTTGCTCCGTCTATTCTCGAGAGAGGGGGTTTCGACGCTGACTCGCGAACTGGATATTCCCGAAGATGCCGCCGAACCCTATCTCAAGACCATCGATGAGGTCGTGGCCTTCCTCCAGGATCGGAATCCCGGTGCCGCAGAAAGGATGGTTACACGAGGTTATTTGCCGGAAGGGGAAAACCTGGCCCGTGCCTACGAGGAGGATGAGCAACTGGGCTGGGATTTCCGCGGGCTGGATATCCATGACCGCGCGCGGCATTTGGCCAGTCTATACCTCGATGATATTGCGGACGTTGCCGCAGAGCTTGATCCGAACTTCGGCTTCTCGCGTTATGCGGAAAAGATTGCGGGAAGCCTCCCGGACTTTGCTGTCCTGCAGGAGGAACTGGAAACCAACCATTCCATTTTCATCCAATGGCTGGATGAGCTGGCCGATGCCGCCATGGCTATGCACCAGCCTGACCTGGTGGCGCTCACCGTTCCCTTCCCGGGGTGCCTTGTGGGCGCACTCGCCATTGCCCGCCGCATTTCCCACACCTCACAAGGTGTGAGAATCGTGTTGGGGGGTGGATATGCCAACACCGAGTTGCGGGAGTTGGCCGATCCGGCCATATTTGACCATGTGGATGCCATCACGCTCGATAGCGGTTTTGTTCCCCTTCAGCGTCTGGCGGATGGTGGCGAACTGGTGCGGACCTACGTACGGGAAGGCGGGAGCGTGGTTTTCCGGAATGCGGAGGTTGTGGAGGTGGCCCACAATGAGCTTCCTCCGCCGGCATACGACGGCTTGGATCTCGACGGCTATTTCGGAATGTTCGAGACCTTGAATCCGGTAACGAGCCTGTGGTCGGACGGGCGCTGGAACAAGCTGGTGCTGGCGCATGGATGCTGCTGGAGCCGTTGCGCTTTTTGCGATACCTCCATCGACTATATCTGCCGGTATGATCCAGCCACACCCGCAACCATTTGCGATTGGATCGTGCACGTCCTTCACCAAACGGGGTTCAATGGGTTCCACTTTGTGGATGAAGCGTTGCCTCCGGACTTGCTGGAGGGAGTATGCGACGAAATCCTGCGGCGGGGCCTGGAAATCGAGTGGTGGGGCAATGTCCGATTCGAAAAGCGATTCTCCAGCAGTTTGATTGGGAAAATGGCCGATGCGGGGTGTATTGCCGTAACCGGCGGGTTGGAAACCTGTTGCGACCGGACGCTCAAGCTGATGCGCAAGGGGATCGTGGTGGAGCATGCCACCCGGGTGCTGGCCGAGCTGGCCGAGGCGGGCATCATGACCCATGCCTATCTCATGTATGGATTCCCGACCCAGACGTTCGCCGAAACCCTGGTTGCCTTGGAGACCGTGCGCGACCTGTTTGATGCCGGGATTCTTCATTCCGCCTATTGGCATCGGTTTGCGCTTACGGCCCATAGCGATGTTTCGTTGCATCCCGATCTCTACGGCATCCGCCTGCTGGAGGCGGTGAAATCCACGTTCGCCGTCAACGAAATCCCTTTCGAGGGCGATTTCGACCATGATTTGGATGCGGTGGGCGATGCGCTGAAAGCGGCAACATACAACTACATGCTCGGCATCGGGTTTGACTTGCCGGTTTCGGAATTCCTGGCCCGTGCAGAAAGCTAG
- a CDS encoding L,D-transpeptidase family protein has translation MAKPIYAGTYTNRGGGRFKRVFITIVVLHLIVIGGIVGYNKFKGKDVEPDAHMAAPPPAPLAGAAAPAMPTPALPAPIMTVTSTAESQAVISDAQAFLDAGQLAEAKITLDKLVAQTPDAQAIQMLGNVNMKLLKSPIMIPGKEYYAIVSGDSLSKISKKYNTTVALIKAMNGMETDVIRAGARLQVYKSEFSIRVSKTQNTLDLMDGDKIFKRYSVGTGKFGKTPAVEFTIYDKIVEPPWTRFSDGKQIEYGDPENVLGTRWMAITSVDHPEITGFGIHGTWERDSIGKQSSAGCIRMLNEDVEELFDLVPRKTTVIITE, from the coding sequence ATGGCAAAACCAATTTATGCAGGCACCTACACCAATCGCGGCGGAGGGCGTTTCAAGCGCGTCTTCATTACAATCGTCGTGCTCCACTTGATTGTTATCGGCGGAATCGTTGGCTACAACAAGTTCAAGGGGAAGGACGTCGAGCCCGATGCCCACATGGCCGCCCCGCCCCCGGCCCCGCTTGCCGGCGCAGCGGCTCCGGCCATGCCTACCCCGGCACTCCCTGCACCGATCATGACCGTTACCTCCACGGCGGAATCGCAAGCGGTCATTTCCGATGCCCAGGCATTTCTCGACGCGGGCCAGCTGGCCGAAGCAAAGATCACGCTCGATAAGCTGGTGGCCCAAACCCCCGACGCCCAAGCCATCCAGATGCTGGGCAATGTTAACATGAAGCTTCTGAAATCGCCCATCATGATTCCCGGCAAGGAATATTATGCGATTGTCTCGGGCGACAGCCTTTCCAAAATCTCGAAAAAATACAACACCACCGTGGCGCTGATCAAAGCCATGAACGGCATGGAGACCGATGTCATCCGAGCCGGCGCACGGCTGCAAGTCTACAAAAGCGAATTCAGCATCCGCGTCTCCAAAACCCAGAACACGCTCGACCTGATGGATGGCGACAAGATCTTCAAGCGCTATTCCGTTGGAACCGGGAAATTCGGGAAGACCCCTGCCGTTGAATTCACGATCTACGACAAGATCGTTGAGCCGCCGTGGACGCGGTTCTCCGATGGCAAGCAGATTGAATATGGCGATCCGGAAAACGTGCTCGGCACGCGATGGATGGCCATCACGTCCGTCGACCACCCGGAAATCACGGGGTTCGGCATCCACGGCACCTGGGAACGCGACAGTATCGGCAAGCAGTCGAGCGCGGGCTGCATCCGCATGCTAAACGAGGATGTTGAGGAATTATTTGATCTGGTTCCGCGCAAAACTACCGTTATAATCACTGAATAA
- a CDS encoding acetyl-CoA carboxylase carboxyltransferase subunit alpha yields the protein MSAQFSLPFESPVQELESKLNELEAFSQEQDIDVSHEIKNMQNKIEQTRTEIYANLSAWQKVQVARHPDRPYTMDYINAMTTDFVEIHGDRIHRDDRAIVGGFAKIDGQKVMILGSQKGRDTKSNVECNFGCAHPEGYRKALRLMKLADKFNVPIISLIDTKGAYAGLESEERHIAEAIAVNLRESFNIKVPIICVIIGEGGSGGALGIGIGNRILILEHAYYSVISPEGCAAILWKDRAFSDQAAEALKITGKDLIKLKLADEVVPEPKGGAHTDHEAMAANLKTALLKNLEELMAMTPEQIMQDRYDKFRVMGEFEGSVE from the coding sequence ATGAGCGCACAATTCAGCCTTCCCTTTGAAAGTCCCGTTCAGGAACTGGAATCCAAGCTAAACGAACTTGAAGCCTTCAGCCAGGAACAGGACATCGACGTGTCCCATGAAATCAAGAACATGCAGAACAAGATCGAGCAGACCCGCACCGAGATCTATGCCAATCTTTCCGCGTGGCAAAAGGTGCAGGTGGCGCGCCACCCCGACCGCCCCTACACCATGGATTACATCAACGCCATGACCACCGACTTCGTCGAGATCCATGGCGACCGAATCCATCGCGACGACCGCGCCATCGTTGGCGGTTTTGCCAAAATCGACGGCCAGAAAGTCATGATCCTCGGTTCGCAGAAAGGTCGCGACACCAAAAGCAACGTTGAATGCAACTTTGGTTGCGCCCACCCCGAAGGCTACCGCAAGGCGCTGCGCCTGATGAAGCTGGCCGATAAGTTCAACGTGCCGATTATTTCGCTCATCGACACCAAGGGCGCCTATGCCGGGCTCGAATCCGAAGAGCGCCACATTGCCGAAGCCATTGCCGTCAACCTGCGCGAAAGCTTCAACATCAAGGTTCCGATCATCTGCGTGATCATTGGCGAAGGCGGTAGCGGCGGCGCATTGGGCATCGGCATCGGCAACCGCATCCTGATCCTTGAGCACGCCTACTATTCAGTTATTTCGCCGGAAGGTTGCGCGGCCATTCTCTGGAAAGACCGCGCCTTCTCCGACCAGGCGGCGGAAGCACTCAAGATTACCGGCAAGGATCTGATCAAGCTCAAACTGGCCGACGAAGTCGTCCCCGAGCCCAAGGGCGGAGCGCACACCGACCACGAGGCCATGGCCGCCAATCTAAAAACCGCGCTGCTCAAGAACCTCGAAGAACTCATGGCCATGACGCCGGAGCAGATTATGCAGGATCGCTACGACAAGTTCCGCGTGATGGGCGAGTTCGAAGGTTCGGTGGAGTAA
- the folB gene encoding dihydroneopterin aldolase has translation MDRIFIRDLALRCIIGIFPEERREKQDIVINVEMHADLRKAGRSDNLDDTVDYKSIKKAILKLVEGSGFQLIEALAENIAEIALANDKVVKVVVTIDKPGALRFAKASAVEITRKRM, from the coding sequence ATGGATCGGATCTTTATTCGCGACTTGGCGTTGCGCTGCATCATCGGGATCTTTCCCGAAGAACGGCGCGAGAAACAGGACATCGTCATCAATGTCGAAATGCATGCCGACCTGCGCAAGGCGGGGCGGTCGGACAACCTGGACGACACGGTCGATTACAAGTCGATCAAGAAAGCGATCCTGAAGCTGGTCGAAGGCAGCGGATTCCAATTGATCGAAGCGCTCGCGGAAAACATTGCCGAAATCGCACTGGCCAACGACAAGGTCGTGAAGGTTGTTGTTACGATCGACAAGCCGGGCGCATTGCGCTTTGCGAAAGCTTCGGCGGTGGAGATTACGAGAAAACGTATGTAG
- a CDS encoding SDR family oxidoreductase produces MILEGKRALVTGGAVRIGKAITQALQAAGVEVVVHYRHSRGEAEALSDYAVCADLSSPDDCADLIRMAGSIDILINNASLFTKDRLAGSTPERVRREFQVNLFAPLELTRRFADQTNRGAVVNLLDRRIRANDPSCLPYAISKKGLEELTKLTALELAPGIRVNAVAPGPILPPPGDSGDGFAEMAGKVPLNLFPTPENIAEAALFLLQADYCTGQVIFVDGGQHLLGNGV; encoded by the coding sequence ATGATTCTCGAAGGAAAAAGGGCGTTGGTGACCGGTGGCGCGGTGCGCATCGGCAAGGCGATTACGCAGGCGCTCCAGGCGGCGGGCGTGGAGGTCGTGGTGCACTACCGCCATTCACGCGGGGAAGCCGAGGCGCTTTCCGACTATGCCGTCTGTGCCGATCTCAGCTCGCCGGACGATTGCGCCGACCTGATTCGGATGGCCGGTTCCATCGACATCCTCATCAACAACGCTTCGCTTTTCACCAAGGATCGGTTGGCCGGATCAACCCCCGAGCGCGTTCGGCGCGAGTTCCAGGTAAACCTGTTTGCCCCGCTGGAATTGACCCGCCGGTTTGCCGATCAAACGAATCGGGGGGCGGTGGTGAATCTGCTTGATCGTCGTATTCGCGCCAACGATCCCTCCTGCCTTCCGTATGCCATCTCAAAAAAAGGGTTGGAAGAGCTGACCAAGCTGACGGCCTTGGAACTGGCGCCGGGCATACGCGTCAATGCGGTGGCCCCGGGGCCGATCCTGCCTCCGCCCGGCGACAGTGGCGATGGGTTTGCCGAGATGGCCGGCAAGGTGCCGCTCAATCTTTTCCCGACTCCCGAAAACATTGCCGAGGCGGCGCTCTTCCTATTGCAGGCCGATTATTGTACGGGACAGGTGATCTTTGTCGACGGCGGGCAACATCTGTTAGGAAACGGAGTTTAA
- a CDS encoding NfeD family protein — protein MIRNLLFTLLALLTLGSARAEQTNQTPLVYIIPIKKMIEPALLYVVRRGVADAVRNNADAIILDMDTPGGRVDAAVAIIDELTRANIPLYTFVGREAISGGAFIALATPNIYMAPGTLIGDITPIIMGMSGGVQDLPAAEKEKMTSYVAAQVRSAAEKGGYDPLLAEAMVRAEIEYKIGDQVISKAGNVLTLTNTEAEQLVGDEQRPLFSKGTVEDIDEMLETIGLKGAEKKTLEVTAAEKLARLIAAIAPILMMIGLGGIWLEFKTPGFGIFGIAGILCLLLFFAGHHIAGLSGMEDVVLFMLGVILLGIEIFVTPGFGVMGFSGLLLIFVSFISAMSERMPGKWRPIDFSPETFSIPFLKVMLSFLGAFALVVTAGKFLPKTRIFQTLTLDAVVPDVDEDETLLGLEGVAHSDLRPGGSAYFGERKIDVVTHGDYIQRQTPVRITEVHGNRIVVEDISRG, from the coding sequence ATGATTCGTAATTTACTATTCACCCTCCTGGCCCTGCTCACGCTTGGCAGCGCACGGGCGGAGCAGACCAACCAGACCCCGCTCGTCTACATCATCCCCATCAAAAAGATGATCGAGCCGGCCCTGCTCTACGTCGTGCGCCGCGGCGTCGCCGATGCCGTGCGCAACAACGCCGATGCCATCATCCTCGACATGGACACCCCCGGCGGACGGGTCGATGCCGCAGTGGCCATTATCGACGAGCTAACCAGGGCCAACATTCCCCTCTACACCTTTGTTGGCCGCGAAGCCATCTCCGGCGGTGCATTCATTGCACTGGCCACCCCCAACATATACATGGCTCCCGGCACCTTGATCGGCGACATCACCCCGATCATCATGGGCATGTCGGGCGGCGTGCAGGATTTGCCGGCGGCCGAGAAGGAAAAGATGACCTCCTATGTGGCCGCCCAAGTTCGTTCGGCCGCCGAGAAAGGGGGCTATGACCCTCTACTTGCGGAAGCCATGGTGCGGGCCGAAATCGAGTATAAGATTGGCGACCAGGTCATCAGCAAGGCCGGCAATGTGCTGACCCTAACCAACACCGAGGCCGAACAACTCGTCGGCGACGAGCAACGCCCCCTGTTCTCCAAAGGCACCGTGGAAGACATCGACGAAATGCTGGAAACGATTGGCCTAAAAGGTGCGGAAAAGAAAACGCTCGAGGTCACGGCCGCCGAAAAGCTGGCTAGGTTGATCGCCGCCATCGCCCCCATTCTGATGATGATTGGACTGGGCGGCATCTGGCTGGAATTCAAAACCCCGGGCTTCGGCATCTTCGGCATTGCCGGCATCCTCTGCCTTTTGCTCTTCTTTGCCGGGCACCACATTGCCGGACTCTCCGGCATGGAGGACGTTGTCCTGTTCATGCTCGGCGTCATCCTGCTGGGCATCGAAATATTCGTTACTCCGGGATTCGGCGTGATGGGTTTCAGCGGCCTGTTGCTGATCTTCGTTTCATTCATCAGCGCCATGAGCGAGCGCATGCCCGGCAAGTGGCGCCCCATCGATTTTTCGCCCGAAACCTTCTCCATCCCTTTTCTGAAGGTGATGCTCTCGTTCCTCGGCGCATTTGCCCTGGTGGTAACCGCGGGGAAGTTCCTTCCCAAAACCCGGATCTTCCAGACCCTGACACTGGATGCGGTTGTGCCAGACGTGGATGAAGATGAAACCCTGCTAGGCCTTGAAGGCGTTGCCCATTCCGACCTGCGCCCCGGTGGTTCCGCCTACTTCGGAGAACGGAAAATCGACGTGGTCACCCACGGCGACTACATCCAACGCCAAACCCCCGTCCGCATCACCGAAGTCCACGGCAACCGCATCGTGGTCGAAGATATCTCGCGCGGCTAG